In the genome of Notamacropus eugenii isolate mMacEug1 chromosome 5, mMacEug1.pri_v2, whole genome shotgun sequence, one region contains:
- the LOC140503257 gene encoding uncharacterized protein — MVPVIVTPRAKESVTFKDVTVEFTREEWRQLGPAQRNLFRAVTLENYRNLVFLGLTVAKSDLIFLLERGEAPWTLQRQIPGCASSDCPCWEPRCEATEIPVCSISMEESSKGKLKTDYFMNSKLGEILESDAGLEQQDSHQNLSKQTTVIERKTPILKASECDVFGKSFGVGTLLITQKRVRTRKYLSKCGQQWSDERKHNGLFSKKLCRSKYSKSFGCHSEITEHHRKYTEEKSCECNNYGKPFDRSRSPPDHKRVHTEKSFECKGYVKSFKWHGHLTEYKRIHTGEKPFECNDCGKSFRWNGELIAHKRIHTGEKPFECNDCGKSFTWSGQLTEHKRIHTGEKPFKCRECGKSFNRGGHLTRHKRIHTGEKPFQCSECGKCFIRSWQLTTHKRIHTGEKPFECGECGKCFIQCGDLTRHKRIHTGVKPFECNECGKSFSWKQELTAHMRIHTGERPFECHECGKSFRWRQQLTAHKRMHTGEKLL, encoded by the exons ATGGTCCCGGTCATCGTCACCCCTCGAGCCAAG GAGTCAGTAACCTTCAAGGATGTGACTGTGGAATTCACCAGGGAGGAATGGAGGCAACTGGGCCCTGCTCAGAGGAACCTGTTCAGGGCAGTGACGCTGGAGAACTACAGGAACCTTGTCTTCCTGG GGCTTACAGTTGCCAAGTCAGATCTCATCTTCCttttggagagaggagaagcCCCATGGACTCTGCAGAGACAAATTCCAGGATGTGCTTCTTCAG ATTGCCCTTGTTGGGAGCCTCGGTGTGAAGCAACTGAAATTCCGGTATGCAGTATTTCTATGGAAGAGTCATCCAAGGGAAAACTCAAAACAGATTATTTCATGAATTCTAAGTTAGGAGAAATTTTAGAATCAGATGCTGGATTAGAACAACAAGATAGCCACCAAAACCTCTCAAAGCAGACAACAGTCatagaaagaaaaactcctatTTTAAAAGCCAGTGAATGTGATGTATTTGGAAAAAGTTTTGGTGTAGGGACGCTTCTGATTACACAAAAGAGAGTTCGAACAAGGAAATATTTAAGTAAATGTGGTCAGCAGTGGTCAGATGAAAGGAAGCATAATGGACTCTTTTCTAAGAAGCTTTGCAGATCTAAATACAGTAAGTCATTTGGTTGCCATTCAGAAATTACTGAACATCAcagaaaatatactgaagaaaagtCATGTGAATGTAATAATTATGGAAAGCCCTTTGACAGGAGTAGATCTCCTCCTGACCATAAGAGAGTTCATACTGAGAAATCCTTTGAATGTAAGGGATATGTGAAATCCTTTAAATGGCATGGACATTTGACAGAGTataagagaattcatactggagagaagccctttGAATGTAATGACTGTGGGAAATCCTTTCGATGGAATGGAGAGTTAATTGCacataagagaattcatactggagagaaaccctttgaatgtaatgacTGTGGAAAGTCATTTACATGGAGTGGACAGCTTACTGAACacaagagaattcatactggagagaaaccatttaAATGTAGAGAATGTGGGAAATCCTTCAACCGTGGTGGACACCTAACCAGACATAAGCGAATCCATACCGGAGAGAAACCCTTTCAATGTAGTGAGTGTGGGAAATGCTTTATCCGAAGTTGGCAGCTTACCACACATAagaggattcatactggagaaaaaccctttGAATGTGGTGAATGTGGGAAGTGCTTTATTCAGTGTGGAGACCTCACTAGacataagagaattcatactggagtgaaaccctttgaatgtaacGAATGTGGAAAATCCTTTAGCTGGAAGCAAGAGCTTACGGCACATatgagaattcatactggagagagacCTTTTGAATGTCATGAATGTGGGAAATCCTTTAGGTGGAGACAGCAACTTACTGCACATAAGAGAAtgcatactggagagaaactcCTGTGA